The following are encoded together in the Anopheles nili chromosome 3, idAnoNiliSN_F5_01, whole genome shotgun sequence genome:
- the LOC128725541 gene encoding hexamerin-1.1 — MKLIILAVTISLAVLASGSYVPSTKYEVKYADKDFLFKQKFFFEVLRNIHLPLKYEEYMQYTKTWVSDESKYIDFPQVAEFFDFFKSGTFLEKGEVFTIYNELYLRQTYALFSFLYNSADFETYYKNLIWARDNVNEGMFIYVVHLTVMHRTDLQGIVLPAIYEIYPYYFFNTDVLRSISYKKLYDPKFGFYGNGKYNVVYANYTATYPTDYYNNFYSEDIISYFTEDIGLNSFYYYFMMDYPFFLGGDKFGLMKDRRGELYWYMHQTLLARYNLERMSNYMGTVKPLVWRFPLKTGYFSLLSYWNGTPFKSRDYNYMVTDEFYYKLDWINSWETKIRKIIEDGYYFMQDGSRINLRLPESIDFFGNLLSANVDGVEANYIGFIEVFSRLLLSGNDYNAYKVWPSALMQFETSLRDPVFYQLYERFMDLYYYFKRFLPSYTYDELNFNGVVIKDVTFDKLVTYFDFFDSDVSNVLPMQTTDKYFDYSVFARQRRLNHKQFGYTMNVMSEYTGKAIVRMFLGPKFDRLYDLQYYKKYFVEMDQYLVDFTAGKNTFVRNSRDFFWSVKDRTMYTELYKKIMLSFNGQEKFALDMSEAHCGFPDRLILPKGWTNGMPMQFYFIITPYTAKTYEQGYLYEKTFSCGVGSGMRYYDSLPFGYPFDRVINFSYFYTKNMYFKDVFIYHSDDYKVNQTY, encoded by the exons ATGAAGCTCATCATCCTGGCGGTGACGATCTCCCTGGCAGTCCTTGCCAGTGGATCGTATGTTCCAAGCACCAAATACGAAGTGAAATATG CTGACAAGGATTTCCTGTTCAAGCAAAAGTTTTTCTTCGAAGTGCTCCGAAACATTCACCTGCCGCTGAAGTATGAGGAATACATGCAGTACACCAAGACCTGGGTCTCGGACGAGTCCAAGTACATC GACTTCCCCCAGGTCGCCGAGTTCTTCGACTTTTTCAAGAGCGGTACGTTCCTGGAGAAGGGTGAGGTCTTCACCATCTACAATGAACTCTACCTGCGCCAGACCTACGCCCTGTTCAGCTTCCTGTACAACAGCGCCGACTTTGAGACGTACTACAAGAATCTCATCTGGGCTCGCGACAACGTCAACGAGGGCATGTTCATCTACGTCGTGCACCTTACCGTGATGCACCGCACCGACCTTCAGGGCATCGTCCTGCCGGCCATCTATGAGATCTACCCGTACTACTTCTTCAACACCGACGTCCTCCGTTCCATCAGCTACAAGAAGCTGTACGATCCCAAGTTCGGTTTCTATGGCAACGGCAAATACAACGTCGTCTACGCCAACTACACCGCCACGTATCCGACGGATTACTACAACAACTTCTACAGCGAGGACATCATCAGCTATTTCACTGAGGATATTGGTCTGAACTCGTTCTACTACTACTTCATGATGGACTATCCGTTCTTCCTGGGCGGAGACAAGTTCGGACTGATGAAGGATCGTCGCGGAGAGCTGTACTGGTACATGCACCAGACGCTGCTGGCTCGCTACAACCTGGAGCGTATGTCGAACTATATGGGTACGGTCAAGCCGCTGGTGTGGCGCTTCCCACTCAAGACCGGGTACTTCTCGCTGCTCAGCTACTGGAACGGAACGCCGTTCAAGAGCCGTGACTACAACTACATGGTCACCGACGAGTTCTACTACAAGCTGGACTGGATCAACAGCTGGGAGACGAAGATCCGCAAGATTATTGAAGATGGATACTACTTTATGCAGGATGGATCGCGCATCAATCTCCGCCTACCGGAATCGATCGACTTCTTCGGAAACCTGCTCAGTGCCAACGTCGACGGTGTCGAAGCCAACTACATCGGATTCATTGAGGTGTTCTCGCGCCTGCTGCTTTCCGGAAACGATTACAACGCCTACAAGGTTTGGCCCTCGGCGCTGATGCAGTTCGAGACCAGCCTGCGCGATCCGGTCTTCTACCAGCTGTATGAGCGCTTCATGGATCTGTACTACTACTTCAAGCGTTTCCTGCCCAGCTACACGTACGACGAGCTCAACTTCAACGGTGTCGTCATCAAGGACGTCACCTTCGATAAGCTTGTGACCTACTTCGACTTCTTCGATTCGGATGTCTCCAACGTTCTGCCGATGCAAACGACCGACAAGTACTTCGATTACAGCGTGTTCGCTCGCCAGCGTCGTCTCAACCACAAGCAGTTCGGCTACACGATGAACGTCATGTCGGAATACACCGGAAAGGCCATCGTGCGCATGTTCCTCGGACCGAAGTTCGATCGCCTCTACGACCTGCAGTACTACAAGAAGTACTTCGTGGAGATGGACCAGTACCTGGTTGACTTCACCGCCGGCAAAAACACCTTCGTGCGCAACTCACGCGACTTCTTCTGGAGCGTCAAGGATCGCACCATGTACACCGAACTATACAAGAAGATCATGCTCAGCTTCAACGGACAGGAGAAATTCGCCCTCGACATGTCGGAGGCCCACTGCGGATTCCCGGATCGTCTGATCTTGCCAAAGGGCTGGACCAACGGTATGCCAATGCAGTTCTACTTCATCATCACCCCGTACACTGCCAAGACCTACGAGCAAGGATACCTCTACGAAAAGACCTTCTCTTGCGGCGTCGGATCCGGCATGCGCTACTACGACAGCCTACCGTTCG